In Microbacterium laevaniformans, a single window of DNA contains:
- a CDS encoding response regulator produces MASDWTRRVLVVEDQAALRMLVCELLQRHGFETAAAADAATATQLFTEFDPDALLTDIDLGSRPSGAELAAMLSELAPHLAIVFLSSYPRAAAGATAMGIAHAVFVSKQDLDSADALVSALEQALSTRRVPAATALPAPDARDGLGALTRHQLEILAMVARGWSNERIAEETASSVRAVERSISRLFDRLDVTGDPTVSPRVAAAAMYLAAFGPAR; encoded by the coding sequence GTGGCCTCGGACTGGACCCGTCGCGTGCTCGTTGTCGAAGACCAGGCCGCCCTGCGCATGCTCGTGTGCGAGCTGCTGCAGCGTCACGGGTTCGAGACGGCCGCCGCGGCCGACGCGGCGACGGCCACCCAGCTGTTCACCGAGTTCGACCCCGACGCGCTGCTGACCGATATCGACCTCGGCAGCCGACCCTCCGGCGCGGAACTGGCGGCCATGCTGTCCGAGCTCGCCCCGCATCTGGCGATCGTGTTCCTCAGCAGCTATCCACGGGCCGCGGCCGGCGCGACGGCGATGGGCATCGCCCATGCGGTCTTCGTCTCCAAGCAGGATCTCGACTCGGCCGACGCGCTCGTGTCGGCGTTGGAGCAGGCGCTGTCGACGCGGCGGGTGCCGGCGGCGACGGCTCTGCCTGCACCCGATGCCCGCGACGGCCTCGGCGCGCTCACCCGCCATCAGCTCGAGATCCTCGCGATGGTCGCTCGCGGATGGTCGAACGAGCGCATCGCCGAAGAGACCGCGTCGAGCGTGCGGGCCGTGGAACGTTCGATCAGCCGCCTGTTCGACCGCTTGGATGTGACGGGCGACCCGACCGTCAGCCCTCGCGTCGCCGCTGCGGCGATGTACCTGGCCGCGTTCGGCCCCGCCCGGTGA
- a CDS encoding ArsR/SmtB family transcription factor, with protein MAGTETRREAGTLSVADAERLAEIMQALASPVRLRILSALSVQPSTVTDLSEQLHIGQTTTSNHLRLLRHLSLVLGTRDGRHIHYSLFDDHVSELLEEAIGHLEHLPGGG; from the coding sequence ATGGCCGGTACTGAGACGCGTCGGGAAGCAGGCACCCTGTCCGTAGCGGATGCTGAGCGTCTCGCCGAGATCATGCAGGCACTGGCGTCACCTGTGCGGCTGCGCATTCTGAGCGCGCTGAGTGTTCAGCCGAGCACCGTGACCGACCTCAGCGAACAGCTGCACATCGGACAGACGACCACATCGAACCATTTGCGGCTGCTGCGGCATCTGAGCCTGGTCCTTGGCACGCGCGACGGCCGGCACATCCACTACTCGCTCTTCGACGACCACGTCTCCGAACTGCTCGAGGAGGCCATCGGGCACCTCGAGCATCTGCCCGGCGGAGGATGA